Proteins encoded together in one Lepus europaeus isolate LE1 chromosome 13, mLepTim1.pri, whole genome shotgun sequence window:
- the POMC gene encoding pro-opiomelanocortin: MAEIGLALNSTKPQPAWTMLRSGALLLAVLLQASMEVRGWCLESSQCQELTTESHLLQCLRACQLDHSAETPVFPGNGDAQPRTESPRTYVMGHFRWDRFGRRNGSSGGGGAGQKREPEQVAAAGDGGPLPRGDGAEPGPREGKRSYSMEHFRWGKPVGKKRRPVKVYPNGAEDESAEAFPVEVKRELADGPAEDADPEYGLAAAAEKKDEGPYRMEHFRWGSRPKDKRYGGFMSSEKGQTPLVTLFRNAIVKNAHKKGP; the protein is encoded by the exons CACAA AGCCGCAGCCTGCCTGGACGATGCTGAGGTCGGGGGCCCTGCTGCTGGCCGTGCTGCTTCAGGCCTCCATGGAAGTGCGTGGCTGGTGCCTGGAGAGCAGCCAGTGTCAGGAGCTCACCACGGAAAGCCACCTGCTG CAGTGCCTCCGCGCCTGCCAGCTCGACCACTCGGCCGAGACGCCCGTGTTCCCCGGCAACGGCGACGCGCAGCCGCGCACCGAGAGCCCCCGGACGTACGTCATGGGCCACTTCCGCTGGGACCGCTTCGGCCGCAGGaacggcagcagcggcggcggcggcgcggggcagAAGCGCGAGCCGGAGCAGGTCGCGGCGGCCGGGGACGGCGGCCCGCTGCCCCGCGGCGATGGCGCCGAGCCCGGCCCGCGCGAGGGCAAGCGCTCCTACTCCATGGAGCACTTCCGCTGGGGCAAGCCGGTGGGCAAGAAGCGGCGCCCGGTGAAGGTGTACCCCAACGGCGCCGAGGACGAGTCGGCCGAGGCCTTCCCCGTCGAGGTCAAGCGCGAGCTGGCCGACGGCCCGGCCGAGGACGCGGACCCGGAGTACGGcctggcggcggcggccgagAAGAAGGACGAGGGCCCCTACAGGATGGAGCACTTCCGCTGGGGCAGCCGGCCCAAGGACAAGCGCTACGGCGGCTTCATGTCGTCGGAGAAGGGCCAGACGCCGCTGGTGACGCTGTTCCGCAACGCCATCGTCAAGAACGCGCACAAGAAGGGCCCGTGA